The Mycolicibacterium hassiacum DSM 44199 genome includes a window with the following:
- a CDS encoding IS1634 family transposase, with the protein MAYVRTVKTASGATAVQIVWSSRRGSRSIEHLGSAHDEAELAALKAAAAERLAANQAVLDLDVTAPAGSEPLPITSTRMTHLWDALCAAYRILGFELATKGDTVFRDLVLARIIEPTSKIDAGRVLTEVGVEPASYATVKRRLPSYARPQWRQALATASARRAGLGPASLVLFDVSTLYFETDAGDGFREPGFSKERRLEPQITLGLLTDAAGFPLTVQAFEGNKAETATMLPVINAFKSAHQLTDVTVVADAGMISEANQVAIKAAGLSFILGTRIPFLPDVVREWRDNHPDEVIPDGLVLTQPWPATSAEKTRGIPDRVIYYQFRADRARRTLRGIDEQVRKAERAVDGHAPVKRNRYIQLTGAAKSVNRTLEAKTRALAGWKGYTTNLTSASSTFVIDAYHQLWRIEKSFRMSKHDLQARPIYHHLRDSIEAHLSIVVAAMAVSHHIETQTGWSIKKFVRTARRYRTVKIQAGNQTLTAADPLPDDLRSALLKIRAERAH; encoded by the coding sequence GTGGCCTATGTGCGCACCGTGAAGACCGCCTCGGGGGCGACCGCGGTGCAGATCGTGTGGTCGTCTCGGCGCGGGTCGCGCTCGATTGAACATCTGGGCTCGGCCCATGATGAGGCCGAGTTGGCTGCGTTGAAGGCTGCCGCGGCCGAGCGGTTGGCGGCTAACCAGGCTGTGCTCGATCTCGATGTGACCGCACCGGCGGGCTCGGAGCCGCTGCCCATCACCTCCACCCGGATGACGCACTTGTGGGACGCGCTGTGCGCTGCGTACCGGATCCTGGGATTCGAGTTGGCCACCAAGGGCGACACTGTGTTTCGCGATCTGGTGCTCGCCCGGATCATCGAACCCACCAGCAAGATCGACGCCGGACGGGTACTGACCGAGGTCGGCGTCGAACCCGCGTCCTATGCCACCGTCAAGCGGCGCCTGCCCAGCTATGCCCGCCCGCAGTGGCGCCAAGCCTTGGCCACCGCCAGTGCACGACGCGCCGGGTTGGGGCCGGCGTCGCTGGTGCTTTTCGACGTCTCGACGCTGTACTTCGAAACCGACGCCGGCGACGGATTCCGCGAACCCGGTTTCTCCAAGGAGCGCCGCCTGGAACCTCAGATCACCCTCGGGTTGTTGACCGACGCCGCCGGGTTCCCGCTGACCGTGCAAGCTTTCGAGGGCAACAAGGCCGAGACCGCCACCATGTTGCCGGTCATCAACGCCTTCAAGTCCGCCCACCAGCTCACCGACGTCACCGTCGTCGCTGACGCCGGGATGATCTCGGAGGCCAACCAGGTCGCGATCAAAGCCGCTGGGCTGTCGTTCATCCTGGGCACCCGCATCCCGTTTCTGCCCGATGTGGTGCGCGAATGGCGCGACAACCACCCCGACGAGGTGATCCCCGACGGGCTGGTGCTGACTCAGCCTTGGCCTGCCACCAGCGCCGAGAAGACCCGCGGCATCCCCGACCGGGTTATCTACTATCAGTTCCGCGCCGACCGTGCTCGGCGCACGCTGCGCGGCATCGACGAGCAGGTCCGCAAGGCCGAACGCGCCGTCGACGGGCACGCCCCGGTGAAACGCAACCGCTACATCCAGCTCACCGGCGCTGCCAAGTCGGTCAATCGCACTCTGGAAGCCAAGACCCGAGCGTTGGCCGGCTGGAAGGGCTACACCACCAACCTCACCAGCGCATCCTCGACGTTCGTCATCGACGCTTACCACCAGCTGTGGCGCATCGAGAAGTCCTTTCGGATGTCCAAGCACGACCTGCAAGCCCGCCCGATCTATCACCACCTACGTGATTCCATCGAGGCCCACCTGAGCATCGTGGTCGCCGCGATGGCCGTCAGCCACCACATCGAAACCCAAACCGGCTGGAGCATCAAGAAGTTCGTCCGTACCGCACGCCGCTATCGCACCGTGAAAATCCAGGCAGGCAACCAAACCCTCACCGCCGCCGACCCACTACCCGATGACCTGCGCTCCGCCCTGCTCAAGATCCGCGCCGAACGTGCGCACTAA
- a CDS encoding MbtH family protein — translation MSTNPFDDENGTFYVLVNDEEQHSLWPTFADVPAGWKVVFGEADRAACLEYIEQNWPDIRPKSLRDRLAAGGGSGT, via the coding sequence ATGAGCACCAACCCGTTCGACGACGAGAACGGGACGTTCTACGTCCTGGTGAATGACGAGGAACAGCACAGCCTTTGGCCGACGTTCGCCGATGTGCCGGCTGGCTGGAAGGTGGTCTTCGGCGAAGCCGACCGCGCGGCCTGCCTCGAGTACATCGAGCAGAACTGGCCGGATATCCGGCCCAAGAGTCTGCGGGACCGCCTGGCGGCAGGCGGAGGATCCGGCACATAA
- a CDS encoding acyl-CoA dehydrogenase family protein: MKLTFDPDVEQFRAEFRAFLDEHLPPEAATLERPRSVSHMPQWARDWQRLLFDNGWLLPAQPPEFGGRNATVLQQFVHLEELCRRRIYHSFNPQGVNIVAASLLSFGTEEQKHRWAVPVLKAEMTASLGMSEPSAGSDLASLRTRAELRGDHFVVNGQKVWTSGAHDADFLLAFVRTDPDAPKHKGISALIIPTDTPGVVCRPFADMCGPDNLDFNEVFFTDAKVPAENLVGPLNEGWKVANGSLGHERTMMWLGFADRIHNMITDFTPRTELERDQFATTIMDYQALRAMGSAALARAARGEADTASVSVLKLFGSEAERNAMENALTAAGADGLIHPTMTGPYEHMNLDHYFASWFERYARSFGGTIAGGTSEIQRNIIATQVLGLPRR, translated from the coding sequence ATGAAGCTGACATTCGATCCTGACGTCGAGCAGTTCCGCGCGGAGTTCCGCGCCTTCCTCGACGAACATCTGCCGCCCGAGGCCGCCACCCTGGAACGGCCGAGGTCGGTGTCGCACATGCCGCAGTGGGCCCGCGACTGGCAGCGGCTGCTGTTCGACAACGGTTGGCTGCTGCCGGCGCAGCCACCGGAGTTCGGCGGGCGCAACGCGACGGTGCTGCAGCAGTTCGTCCACCTCGAGGAGTTGTGCCGCCGCCGCATCTACCACAGCTTCAACCCGCAGGGTGTCAACATCGTTGCAGCGTCGCTGCTTTCGTTCGGAACCGAGGAGCAGAAGCATCGCTGGGCGGTGCCGGTGCTCAAGGCCGAGATGACCGCGTCGCTGGGCATGAGCGAGCCCAGCGCCGGATCCGACCTGGCCTCGTTGCGGACCCGTGCCGAACTGCGGGGCGATCACTTCGTGGTCAACGGGCAGAAGGTGTGGACCTCCGGCGCACACGACGCCGACTTTCTGCTCGCGTTCGTGCGCACCGACCCGGACGCGCCGAAACACAAGGGCATCAGCGCGCTGATCATCCCCACCGACACCCCGGGGGTGGTGTGCCGGCCGTTCGCCGACATGTGCGGTCCGGACAATCTGGACTTCAACGAGGTGTTCTTCACCGACGCGAAGGTGCCGGCGGAGAACCTGGTCGGCCCGCTCAACGAGGGCTGGAAGGTGGCCAACGGGTCGCTCGGCCACGAACGCACGATGATGTGGCTCGGGTTCGCCGACCGGATCCACAACATGATCACCGATTTCACGCCGCGCACCGAACTGGAACGCGACCAGTTCGCCACCACGATCATGGACTACCAGGCGTTGCGCGCGATGGGCTCGGCGGCGCTGGCCCGCGCCGCCCGTGGTGAGGCGGACACCGCCTCGGTGTCGGTGCTCAAACTGTTCGGTTCGGAGGCCGAACGCAACGCCATGGAGAACGCCCTGACCGCCGCGGGCGCCGACGGCCTGATCCATCCGACGATGACCGGGCCGTACGAGCACATGAACCTCGACCACTACTTCGCCAGCTGGTTCGAGCGGTACGCCCGCAGCTTCGGCGGCACCATTGCCGGCGGCACCTCGGAGATCCAGCGCAACATCATCGCCACCCAGGTGCTCGGGCTGCCGCGGCGCTGA
- a CDS encoding amidohydrolase family protein: protein MTVTVNERKPAAERIAVRCVDSDVHPVPKSGVLAQYIPEPWRSKYFLPRKIGEQIYYDAPDYAHAYAMRVDTFPPDGEFAGSDPDLMFKQLIMEAGADIAILEPAAYPARFPEVNHAINVALNEWQANHWLDSHNNWHERWRGSICVAIESPHDAAREIERWAGHPYMAQILIKAEPRPAWGDPKYNPIWEAATKHNLTVSCHLSRSHHEELPIPPVGFPSYNHDFMVTYSLLAVNQVMSLIFDGVFDRYPTLRIVLVEHAFNWILPLMWRMDAIYEARKSWVDIKRKPSEYVKEHIKFTTQPLDYPEDKTELMRAFEWMECEKILLYSSDYPHWTFDDPRWLVKHLPEHAREAVMFRNGIETYHLPETVPVLEGQTRVF, encoded by the coding sequence ATGACGGTGACAGTGAACGAGCGGAAGCCGGCCGCCGAACGCATTGCGGTGCGTTGCGTCGACTCCGACGTGCACCCGGTTCCCAAGAGCGGGGTGCTGGCGCAGTACATCCCCGAGCCGTGGCGCAGCAAGTACTTCCTGCCGCGCAAGATCGGCGAGCAGATCTACTACGACGCGCCCGACTACGCGCACGCCTATGCCATGCGGGTGGACACCTTCCCGCCCGACGGCGAGTTCGCCGGCAGCGACCCGGATCTGATGTTCAAACAGCTGATCATGGAGGCCGGCGCCGATATCGCGATCCTGGAGCCGGCGGCCTATCCGGCCCGGTTCCCGGAGGTCAACCACGCGATCAACGTCGCGCTCAACGAGTGGCAGGCCAACCACTGGTTGGACAGCCACAACAACTGGCACGAGCGCTGGCGCGGATCGATCTGCGTGGCGATCGAGTCTCCCCACGACGCCGCCCGCGAGATCGAGCGCTGGGCCGGCCACCCCTACATGGCGCAGATCCTGATCAAGGCCGAACCGCGGCCGGCGTGGGGTGACCCGAAGTACAACCCGATCTGGGAGGCCGCGACCAAGCACAATCTGACGGTCAGCTGCCATCTGTCCCGCAGCCACCACGAAGAGCTGCCCATCCCGCCGGTCGGATTCCCCAGCTACAACCACGATTTCATGGTCACCTACTCGCTGTTGGCCGTGAACCAGGTGATGAGCCTGATCTTCGACGGGGTGTTCGACCGGTACCCGACCCTGCGGATCGTCCTGGTGGAGCACGCCTTCAACTGGATCCTGCCGTTGATGTGGCGGATGGACGCCATCTACGAGGCGCGCAAGTCGTGGGTCGACATCAAGCGCAAACCGTCCGAATACGTCAAGGAACACATCAAGTTCACCACTCAGCCGCTGGACTACCCCGAGGACAAGACCGAATTGATGCGGGCCTTCGAGTGGATGGAGTGCGAGAAAATCCTGCTCTACAGCAGCGACTACCCGCACTGGACGTTCGACGATCCCCGGTGGCTGGTCAAGCACCTGCCCGAACACGCCCGCGAGGCGGTGATG
- a CDS encoding amidohydrolase family protein has product MQHPDGTRTPVIDASVHIFSKSNKDLRSFLREPFKSRGFPDYEMDWYGAPGGEYAPGTDADGRYPGSDPEFVGSQLFEERGVDVAILHPMTRGIMPDRHLGTAIAAAHNEMMVTRWLDNNSYADRFRGTIRVNPDDVAGALREIRKYADHPRVVQIGIPLQSRELYGKPQYWPIWEAAVETGLPVAVHIEVGAGVQFAPTPSGVPRTYENYVGFMALNYIYHLMNLIVEGVFERLPDLKFVWADGAADLLTPFIWRMDCFGRPHLEQTPWAPRIPSDYLPGHTYFVQGVFDGPGDVDYAGEWFGFTGKDKMVMYGSSYPHWQLNDLRVPSSYSEEQRDRLCWRNAAELYGIDVAAEVGAQ; this is encoded by the coding sequence ATGCAACACCCGGACGGGACCCGGACCCCCGTCATCGACGCGAGCGTGCACATCTTCAGCAAGTCCAACAAGGACCTGCGCAGCTTCCTCCGCGAGCCGTTCAAGAGCCGCGGGTTCCCCGATTACGAGATGGACTGGTACGGCGCCCCCGGCGGCGAGTACGCCCCCGGCACCGACGCCGACGGTCGCTATCCGGGCTCCGATCCGGAGTTTGTCGGATCCCAACTCTTCGAGGAACGCGGCGTGGACGTCGCGATCCTGCACCCGATGACGCGCGGGATCATGCCCGACCGCCATCTGGGCACCGCGATCGCCGCGGCGCACAACGAGATGATGGTGACCCGCTGGCTGGACAACAACTCCTATGCCGACCGGTTCCGCGGCACCATCCGGGTCAATCCCGACGACGTCGCCGGCGCCCTGCGCGAGATCCGCAAGTACGCCGACCACCCACGGGTGGTGCAGATCGGGATCCCGCTGCAGTCCCGCGAACTGTACGGCAAGCCGCAGTACTGGCCGATCTGGGAGGCCGCGGTCGAGACCGGGCTGCCGGTCGCGGTGCACATCGAAGTGGGCGCAGGTGTGCAGTTCGCTCCCACGCCCTCGGGCGTGCCCCGCACGTACGAGAACTACGTCGGGTTCATGGCGCTCAACTACATCTACCACCTGATGAACCTCATCGTGGAGGGCGTGTTCGAGCGGCTGCCCGATCTGAAGTTCGTCTGGGCCGACGGCGCGGCCGACCTGCTGACCCCGTTCATCTGGCGGATGGACTGCTTCGGCCGCCCCCACCTCGAGCAGACGCCCTGGGCGCCGCGCATCCCCAGTGACTACCTGCCGGGCCACACCTACTTCGTCCAGGGGGTGTTCGACGGACCGGGTGACGTCGACTACGCCGGCGAATGGTTCGGCTTCACCGGCAAGGACAAGATGGTGATGTACGGGTCGAGCTACCCGCACTGGCAGCTCAACGACCTGCGCGTCCCGTCGTCCTACTCCGAGGAACAGCGCGACCGGCTCTGCTGGCGCAACGCCGCGGAGCTCTACGGCATAGACGTGGCGGCCGAAGTCGGCGCACAGTGA
- a CDS encoding acyl-CoA dehydrogenase family protein, whose protein sequence is MLLEFDADQRLWQETVRDAVAKQCPPTLVRSIAEDPEADPTPLWKTYVEAGWTELADPDNAVELAIVLEELGRATDPTPFLATLTQFAPLAGDRYDPQQAGAAVYEGVSARRDPDGWVLSGTARHVLDGDRAERLAVVTDAGVFIVDAGQVAARRYSVFDPVLHVAEVTFAGVSVPDSARISVAGSAGRVDAYVERARHVALTGMAIHMVGACQRILDLVLEHVKQRHQFGVPIGSFQAVQHKAVDMHVAIERARALSYFAALTIAEDDPRRRLAAAMAKASAGECQALVFRHGVQLFGAMGFTWENDLQFALKRAKAGEHMLGGAAEHRAVIAEEYREFL, encoded by the coding sequence GTGTTACTGGAGTTCGATGCCGATCAGCGACTGTGGCAGGAGACGGTCCGCGACGCCGTGGCCAAACAGTGTCCGCCGACGCTGGTGCGCAGCATCGCCGAGGATCCGGAAGCCGACCCGACCCCGCTGTGGAAGACCTACGTCGAGGCGGGATGGACCGAGTTGGCCGACCCGGACAACGCCGTCGAGCTGGCGATCGTGCTCGAGGAACTCGGCCGCGCCACCGATCCGACGCCGTTTCTGGCGACGCTGACGCAGTTCGCGCCGCTGGCCGGCGACCGCTACGACCCGCAGCAGGCCGGCGCGGCGGTGTACGAGGGAGTGTCCGCCCGCCGTGACCCCGACGGGTGGGTGCTCAGCGGCACGGCACGCCACGTGCTCGACGGCGATCGGGCCGAGCGTCTGGCGGTGGTCACCGACGCCGGGGTGTTCATCGTCGACGCCGGCCAGGTGGCCGCCCGGCGGTACTCGGTGTTCGATCCCGTTCTGCACGTCGCCGAGGTGACCTTCGCCGGGGTTTCGGTGCCGGATTCCGCGCGGATATCGGTCGCCGGCAGCGCAGGCCGCGTCGACGCGTATGTGGAGCGTGCCCGCCACGTGGCGCTGACGGGCATGGCGATCCACATGGTCGGCGCCTGCCAGCGCATCCTCGACCTGGTGCTCGAGCACGTCAAACAACGCCACCAGTTCGGGGTGCCGATCGGTTCGTTCCAGGCCGTGCAGCACAAGGCCGTCGACATGCACGTCGCGATCGAACGGGCCCGCGCCCTGTCCTATTTCGCGGCGTTGACCATCGCCGAGGACGATCCGCGGCGCCGGTTGGCGGCCGCGATGGCCAAGGCGTCGGCGGGGGAGTGCCAGGCGCTGGTGTTCCGCCACGGTGTGCAGTTGTTCGGCGCCATGGGGTTCACCTGGGAGAACGATCTGCAGTTCGCGCTCAAACGCGCCAAGGCCGGCGAGCACATGCTGGGTGGTGCTGCCGAGCATCGCGCGGTCATCGCCGAGGAGTACCGGGAATTCCTATGA